The Oenanthe melanoleuca isolate GR-GAL-2019-014 chromosome 1, OMel1.0, whole genome shotgun sequence genome segment TTATAACACTGATATCAAGTCTTtaagaagctgctgcagagagaggggggaaaaaaacaggagagTCACACGTGTCCCACAGATGGAAGAGCAGTGCACAAGGCAAAGGGGATGCTGCACACCTGTTATGAGAGCTCTCCTCTCAAGCACCACTGCAGAGCCTCCTCTCAAACACAGCCTTGGACAGGCAGGAGACTGTgatggggccaggcagggcagacAGCAAACAGCAGGGAGCCAACTGGATCTGGCCATTTGTGACATCTGATGACCAGTCCTCAGTTTGGAGGAGGAGGGgccaaagaacaaaaattaaaacagagcaCAACGAAATTTTTATACAAGCAGCTCTCATCCTTGCTCCAGACCCTGAGCAAGGACTGCATGACTGAACTCATaattttttctcagctgtgaaGATTTAGCTAGTCATGCCATGCTCACCCTTCATCGCTGTAGCTGcctaaaaaaaatcccagacacTTCTAATACTGCTTTTCAAACAAAGAAATCTACATTTGCTCAGAAAGTAGAATCTTAATGAGGCCTTGCTTACTGAGTTAAAAAAGCATGAGGTAAGAGAAGTCTGTAttaggggaagaaaaataaatagccCTTATTTAAACCCTCCTCTCACCTCAAAACAGAAGGTTCAGAAACTGAAAACtgataaaaagcaaacaatacAAAATCAgtctctttttctcctgaaggTAGCAGATTTTTCAGCTGGCAAAATAAAttgtccattaaaaaaaaaaaaaaaaggtggtatCTAAATACATTCCACGTAAGCCCTCATTTGCAGCATTGGAAACTCTCCAGGACTTCTCAGCACATGAAGCCTGTGTCTCCAACTCACACACAAGAGCAATACAATAAGAGCAAGTTTTTAACTATTCACTTCTGGAGCTTGTTAGGTCACTGCTCCATTAAACATGAAGTAATCCAGACACCATCTCTCAGGGTAGCCTTTTCCCAatttacaggattttttttcaaattacagCAAACCCTGCAGTATTTATATTTCCAAACAAATTACCAGCCTCTCAtatataaaattgttttcatgtACAGGTACTTTCAGTAACTGCTTAAGAAGGATCATAAACATTTGAGACAAAAGGGCGAAAGCACAGatctaattttaaataattaacacagaatcatttaggtgGAAAAGACTCCTaaatcattgagtccagccttTGACTGATGCCCACCTTGTAGACCAAAGCAGCAAGTGCcatttcagctgtttctggAACACCTTCAGAGATGctgactccaccacctctctgaACAGCCCATTGCAAGGTTTAACAACTCCTTCTGCTGCCAAACCACAGAAGAGGTAAAGAACTTTAAACATGAATGTAGACTTCTTTAAATGCCAGATTTACTTCCTTCCTTACAGAACAGCTGTTCTGGTCTGCAAATTAATGGACAAAATAAGccttattttgattttcacactgtatgtgctttaaaaaagaTGGATTTCTGGTGACAATCCCTACAAATTGAAACTCAAATTAGATTTTATCTTCTCATATACTACCCTGTTTTACAACTAACTCTGAAAACCTTGAGGTTTTACTACTCCTGCTACCCCTGGCTCTTCCTGCTACAGTACAGAAACTATACTGCACACATATAAACCTGTATTTATGTACatacacagaatcacagaaataaaaagtaggCAAATGTAAAAGCTGCCATTTGAGTTTATACTCTCCAATAGGAACTCCAGTTCAGCAGTGTTCTGCACACAaatgtaaagaattttttcatggCCTTCAGGTCAGGCTCAGAAAGAATATCTTAAGGAAAAACTGCCAACTCCATTGCAAGATAAAACCTACAGCTCCTCAAAACCCCACctatttgaattaattttcttatgctaacaacaaaaaatatacgtatcaaatttttaaagtagcaaattttattttttttttcatacaagGACTTTTTACTAGTTTTGTTATAGTACAGATGATCCTCCCTAAGAGAGTATTTACAGACAAGGAAAAATAGTTAAACATcaggatatttattttgcatacaaatatttacagaaaaatacttaCAAAAATTAAGTATTCAAATTTTAATTGACTCCACTTCAAAAAAGCTTAATGCTTTCATCTTATAAAAACATGTTGCCTTTACTGTGCTCAAATTTGCTGTTCAGATCTCTGGATTTTCTTAAAAGAGCTTTCTTTTGTGCTTCATCAAAGCGATTGACTTTGAGATCCTGCTCTCGGTCAAACGGCCTTCTCTCCTGAGGTTTGCTCTTCTCTTCAGATGCTTTgctcttcagctttttctgGTGGATGTCCATGAGAGACTCTGACCTCTTTGACTCCTggaaaaaatgaggaggaagaggaagtaAAGTATTCAAGAACAtcaacaacaacatacagaaaatcCAAATGGAAAGATTGAAGTCTGGAAGGCTAAAAATTACAGAAGAAGACAGCTTAGTAAATGGATGTAGAATGATAAATTTAGTATGCATGGAGTAGAAAGTGTGAGCTATCTTGTCTAGGCTAAAATACTAACAATTCACTGATGTAGATGGCCATAATGCTGTAAATAGTCATGATGCTGTTGAATCTCTGCAGGCAATGCAGATAAATTATAAACTTAATGCAAAAGAAATATAGAAGTTGCTCTGACATTATTGGCAGAATGAAGAAACCATGTcaaaaaaatatctcaaaatacAGGCCAAGTTTCCTATACACATCCCCTAAGCACATGGATTTGGTCACTGCTAGGGGCAGGAACAAGCTAGACACCTTTTTAATCTTTCAAGCACTACAGTGGGTTTTTAAATGTGTGCTCCTAACTTTGAATCATCTATTGAAAGCCCATAGGGTGAAGTCACAGGTTTGAGCTGGAGCATGTGTTTTGCCAACTCAAGGGCTTTAGCTGCATTTCTTAGAGAGCATGATCCAGCTCAAACACAACATAaaacttctgctgctttcacaCAGGAGCAAGATTAGCTCTCACAAGACCATGAGGGCCCTCACTTACTCAGATACAATGCATTTGTGTATCTAAACCAACTGTCTCATCAAAAAGTGCAAAAGTTGAGCACCTCTGTTTTCTCATGATTCTCCTTCACTTCCTGTGCAAACACTCACTACATCACATGCAAATAATAGCTTATGAATGAGTTAAGAGAATATTCTCAAGGAAAATAGACAATACTTATTCATGTGTTGAAAAAATTTTGCATCAGCATTGAAAAAAACTACTTTAAGAACAAAATCCTTTCTAGTGAGGTATCCTTGGTAAATGTCAGTGGagaaagaaataggaaagaatagaggaataaattttaaaagaaaaatacccaaaacaaGCACCTTAAAATCAGAAAAGAGGTgatttaacaaaaaaagaaaaagtaacaacaaaacaacccatGAAACATTGTTCTTGAACTTTGAGGCAACTCCATGAATATTAGAAACAGGAAAGGCCTGTATATGCTTTATTCCACCAGTGGCAGAGAGCAAAACCCATAGTTTTACATGAAAATTATTCTACTATATTCATAGTGACAGCGGAAACAGATGCTAAAGAAGAACCTTAAGACAGAATGCTAACAGCTCTGGATTTGCAAGTCTCTAAATCAGGAGAAACATGATTTAATCAACTACAAATAAATTCTCAGAAGTGCCAGATAAACAAGTAAAATAAGCCAAAGATGTGATTCTCAAGTGACAAGACTGCTATCCATAAGAGTTCAGGCCATCCATCAGGGAAGAACTGGAAGTAAGAGCTGTAAGGCAGGCAGTGGTCCCCACACTCCGAGGGACAGGGCTGACatagagaaaagggagagggaattTGACATGGAGTTCAGATCTCTAGTAATCAACATCTGTCTGTGAACATTAGCTGCTCCTGTAGAGATTGAGGAAAACTACATGTAATGAAGTTACTGCAATGAGTAGTTAATTTAATTAATGACAGAGGCTAATTAATGCAGTGACCTGCTTGGCCCATCAAGCCTCTTTAAGGTCAGTGCATTATGTTGGCCTAAAAGTTAAATCTGCACTATTGTTTTACTCTTGGGATGTCAGTAATTGGGTGAAGCAAGCTAGTATTTGAATTAAGGTTCCCAGCAACCCTGTCCTGACATGAGGATGACTGAAGGAAAGCATCTAAAATGGACGAAATATACACAAACCCAAATCCTGTCACTTTGGAGAGGACCCAAACCTGCTCTTGTTGATGTTAATGCCAAGTATTCTGATGTCTTTAAACAACAGTAGGTTTGGGCACTAAAAGGGAAAACTGTAGTGGCATCACCATGGAAACCAGCAGCATTAGAAATGAGAACCAGAAGAAGAATGAAGAACTAAAGGATATAGAAGAAGTATTTTGTGATTACACTTACATTGTATGAAGTCACCTGCTCAATAAGCCTCTTGTCCCTTCCAGATAATGCCATTTCTTCATTATCCTTACTGCTTGACTTTTTTGCCTCTTCTCTTTCCTGATGAGTAGAAGAAAACCACATGTTACAGTAATCAGACTGTCTCAAGTAAAAAGCAAGCAAATCTATAcctattttaattaaatctggAGGGTAAAGTCCATGACAGAGGCCATCAGATATTTTCAGCTCAGCTTGACAGAAGAAGAGACTGGTCATGCTAATTGGAAAGTCAATGAGCTGATACAGAGTATCTGACTACTGCAAAAGTgagcagaaataaatgcatatCAATGATATTTAAGTTGTTACTTCATTGCCTTTAAGCCTGAATTAGTAAATTTtgttaacaaagaaaaatctggtaAAGAAAATTTCATAGAACAACTCACAGTATCTTTACTGTGTTTACATCAATAACACCTACTGCCTGCAAGTGTATATGAAGGAATAAATGCTCACCttggcttttctctctctgtcagCTGGAGTATCTGTCCAAATAGATCTATCACCTGATTTGTCATCAGCTCGTCTCTTGAATGTTCTTGGGCCAAATCCAAAGCTTTTCAACTCAGGTGGAAGCTCTGTCATCCATGATTCCCTGGTAACTTGTTTGGGTTCATCCTTTGCAAAAGAAGTAGGGGTGGAGGGAAGAGTGAAAAAAGCATAATCAAAAATTATTGCCTGAATCTCTTGGCTTCCAGCAGAAATCATAGATTTTCTGTGTTAACACCTGCACACATGTAGCCTCCCAAGCAGAACTGCAACCAGGTTTATACAGAAACAGGCAAAGAGAAAGACAAATACACTCCAGCAACAAAACACTAGAAATTAAGAAATCCAACTTACACTGTCTGCTGAAGTaagcttttctttcattctctgAGCTCTGCGTTCAAACTCTTCAGCCACATCAGACTCCACTGGTCCTTTTGCAGGCATTGGGCCTATAAAATTGTCTTCATCCTCACTACTATCTGTCAGctgccaaaaataaaacatttctttcaaacaTAGTGTTAAGAGCATAAAGAAACATTTGAGCTTTATAGAATTAGAAAGACTTTGCCTAGAAAAGCATATAAACCTAATGCAACGCATCTCCCAGACAACAAAAACCTGGATTGGAACTCCAGATTAGACCTGTTCTAGCACTTGAACACAGACACTTCATCTCCATTTTGCAAAAGCAGCATCTCTTGTCTGAGGTAAGACTGCTGGTaaaggcagtggcagcacacTGAGCCCTGCTACTTCACACTGCTCTGCATGCAGCCTCTGTGGCCATGGGAAAATTTGGAACACACAAGCATACAACTTCCATATTTTGGGCTTTACCATCACTAGCAACATTTGGATGTATTTCCCTAATAAGGATCACAATTTCACACTGCAAGAACTGTCTCCAGCTCAGTGGCATGCATGGTACCACTCCTCTGTGTGTACAGCATCTCCAGCTAATCCCTTGGCTCTCTCACTCACTTCTTTGACTCCTCATGGATCCCTTCAGCAAGAATTCCTTCTCTGCAAGGGTTatcaagcactggaacaagctgccAAGGAGGTGGAGGAGTTATCATTCCTAAAAGTGTTGAGAACATGACTGGATATGCCCTTAGTGCCACAGTCTAGTTGACAGCGTGGTGATGAGTCAaaggctggactcaatgatccaGGAAGTATTTTCCAACTTAATGATTCCTTGATTGTGACATAGCACTCTAAGCAATTTTTTGGAGAAGGGCTAAAAAAGTAAGTTTGTTAGGGACTAGATGTCAATAAAAATCTTCCTAGTTGCCAGGGGTTGTGCAGAAAGCTCACTGGTGCCTTCCTCCAAGTTCAAACAGTACAGATGTGGATGTAAGCAAAACTAGACAGAAAATGGTGATGCCACAGCGCCCTGGGAGCAAAGCTAAGGTGCCCAATACCTACAAAAGTGCAAAGATTTCTGACTGTGCATGATAAAGCAATGGGAGTAGGATGACAAGGCTGTGTAGCCAGGAGGCACAAAGCATTACTTAAGAATACACAAGGTGGTGAGTCATTAGATTCACTAAAGCAAAGTGAAGAGTCAGCATGCCTCTAAAGATGTACTTGAATACAAAataattaagtatttttttaaaagccaacAAGAAATCACTCATattcaaaaataagaaaaagagtATTATTAGGAGGAAGTAATAAAAAGATAATtattagggaaagaaaaaagataagtTCTGTAATACCAGTAAAAAAGCTGATGCTAGAAGATGTATTTATGAGAAAATAGACttttttgtttgcaaaatataaaagcagGCTGGTTTTGACATCTTTGCCTCAAGAGATTTGTCACTGTGATAAATTGCTTAATCATTATTTGGAGTTATGAGACGATGAGTACCTCTGAAATGTCAGATAATCTTTCTGCACGATGAATTACAACACTACTcactgcaggaggctggagaaTTACATGCTTTGCAACTACTAACCAAAAAAGTGAAGttccagagcagcctttgcatCATTTTTTCCTAGCATGTCTAGCAACTTCCATAGTGTCTGGGagttaaatgtaaaaatgtaagtatttcaaaaataaactgaataacCATTAATTCTCCCAAGAAATGAATTTAGTTTATCATAACATTAGAGAGATTCACTTGCTCAAGAAGGGCATGACCTTCTCTAAAAGTGTTACTCTCTACCTGCAAGTCCCCTCCTACAGGCAATTTGGATCCCTCAGAAGGTACTGAAAGCCTCCTTTAGGAAGCTCAATCTTCCCCACAGCTGTATTTTATCACACATCTTGTTCCTGAATGTTCTTTAGTAGCATTATTCTGCAACCAAGGATGGCAGACTACAGAACTTCTACCTAGTTTTACCTAACATAACCAGAAAAGTCAAAAAACATGAACTGAAAAGGtgtgtcagtgtcactgtcctgcATGACTCACTCCCAGTTACAGGTATCATCCTGCAACTGCTAAGAACAGTTTAGTGACACTGCAATGCCATTCTTGATTGTATTCTTTTGGATAAACTTATTTAAAGGTTATAGCCACTAGTAAACATCTTTAAGGAGGTGAAGATGTGTTTTCTGCCTGCAGTTTAGGATGCCAAGACTGCTTGTGTTCAGTGAGTGCACCATCTATTTAACAGCAAAAGAACAACAAAGCAGACCAgtcttttcagtttctcttttttaaagGCTTATTTATGCTTCGGTATTTGACTCCAGCAAAAATATGCCAGACACTTTCTAGTCCAAAATTAAACTGTCATCCTGAGAAGTATGTCTGATAGTCTCTTTCAGGCTGCAACTTGTTTAACCATTTCAGATAGCTTGcaccaaaaacaaaaagcttgTCTTTTCACAAACCTGGGGACGGGATTCTGATGAAACAGACTGTCCTATGAAACATCTGCTACTCCTGGTGTCCTCTGGTTTCTTAAAGCCAGGTGGTAATGCAGGACCTATAATGGGCCTtgacagcagggaaaaaaaaaaagggaaaaaaaaagaaaaacttggTTTTCAagttgagggggaaaaaatataacaGATCaatataaaagtaaaaatcaaaCGTTGATGAGAAGTatgattttctttcctccccatGCAAGGTGTGCCCCTGTGCACACATACTGTAGAAATAACTGAATATGAGTGTCTCTATTTTCCAGGAGGACCTGTGCAGACAGTTTTgatgcaaaaaaacccaggaaagtCACAGCATGTAATCAAGAAAATccacttttttcctccctagCTTCCTTCACCAGATTCAAGAGCAATGAAAGGTCGTAAGACAAATACACACTCCTCCATTGCAATCAACAAACCCAATTTCAGTCTTCTTGTCTCACACCTCCGTTCCACTGGCCCTTAATAAGCAGAAACAGTGAACTGCACTGATTTTATTTCACCTTGgagtgggaaagagaaaagttttGTGAGTCCAGGTAACTTCACTGATTTGTTTctaagcagcagctctgcaagcaGTGTTGACTCAGTTGTCTTCACAAACACAGAAAGGTGAGAATCTCTTTTCAGTGGTGAAAAGAATACTACAAACTGTGCTCAAAGAGACTGTGCTTGTTGAATTGAAAGTCTTTCGAATGCAGATTCCTCTTAATAATCCACCATAATATTCTTTAAACctaataaaaagtaattaaaaacccaaacagctgTCACCTGAAGACATAACCAAGTGACAGTATCCTCCCAATATAACAGCAGACCTTGTTTATTATGACCTTCAGTTATGAGCTTTAGGTTATCAAAAGTAACAACACCTGAATTTAATTTGCTAATTATGGCCTTTACTCAATCCCACGTAATCTAATCAGTACAGCTCTTCTGTACTGATATTATTGTCAAGGTTTAAAGAGGGGAAATAAAAGACACAAATTCTCACTGAAGAACCAACAACAGATGTACAGATATGAGCTCAGGCCAGTACAAGGGCACTGGTGAGATTTTAAACCCAGGCAAGAAGTCTGGGTTAATTTTGAAGTTCCACTCCCACCTAGCTGCTGCAGTTTTATCTTCCTTCCTGACTACCTTCTTGTTAAGACCATGTTTTAAATTCCTAATGTAATTTAAAGAGAGTGAGTTTAAACTTACATAGATACAgccaataaatatattttattttagtataCAAGTACCTTTATTCTGCATGGAGAGACAGATAAACCAAACTATTAAAAAAGTTCTCTACTGAAATTTATATGAACATCTCTGTTGTGGGCTACATCTGTGCAGTCTGTGAAAAAGAACCAATTTCAAATGCTTTGTCTTGATTCTGTCACAGCTCAAAGGCTCTTTAGAGAACAGAAAAGTAGTTCTCATAGTCACCCTTCCCATGCTTTCCAtttcttatgcttttttttttctccacatgAACATGTCTTTGGTCTTTCCTCAGCAATGCACAGGTAATATGATCCTTGACAGTCTCCTGGATGTCCAAAGGGTCTCTGAACAGGTGAATTGAATCTAAATACTAGTAATATTTTAACTCTGATAATAGATTAACTACTAATAAATAACTGGTAGACACATTTTACTGCTGTAGGCAGCTTCAGTACCTATACATGtcaaaaatatcccccaaacTTATGGACTAAGGAGTAATTTAAGGAATATTGCATTTCATGTATGGCAAGGACTGTTCTCCTGTTGCTGGACTTGGAAGTTCTTGCTAACTCATATTTTGAGATGGGTATTTCAGCATTCTTCTAATGTATAACATAACTTTTTTTAAGATCACCTTTGATCTTTACCTTGATGTGTGAACACTTCAGTAATATTTATGACTCTTGCACTTCTGCCTAATATTGCTAAACAGTAATATAATCTTCAAAATTGAAGGGAATCTTTTCACATATATATTTTTCGCTGGAATGATTCAAACCATTTTCAATAAGCTGCATATTGTCACACGAGCTGCCCCTAATCATGACCATGTTGCTTTGACAAGTCTGGAAAAGATGTAAGAGaataaaagcttttctaaaAGAACGAGTATGTCACAGAGAGCTGATAAACAGCCTGTCCACACACTGAAACAAACGACCTGCATTTGTTTCAGTTATTCATGGCTCAGTTGGCAGCTGGCAATCTGCTCAAGGCTAAGGGCAATGCAGCAGGCAGACAGCAGCAttgtctctgctccctgcacagcttaCACGCCTCCCAGACTCCCAGGTGTGTGTGGGTGGAAGACAGACAAGGCTCTTCCCACACATCACACCGTTCCCACCTATTCAGGGAATCAGGCTGGGTGCAAAACAGCTCTCCTCAATCTGCTTTCTCACAGTGTGCTAGGAGCAATTGCATGGTGAGGTAGGAAAAAACAATACAGTGAGTGCCAAGTGCCTTCTACTGCTTTAATCTAtcacagacacagagcagaCTCTTGTCTCaatgtcacagaatcacagaatattctgagttggaagagaaCCACAAGGTTCCCaagaaaagaaaccaagaaAGCAAAGCTAGCTCTGCTGATACTAGAAGCtacaagcatttttttttttttttaatagacaatacattatttttaacGACCTGctaaattttataattaaaataatactttgtGCATATGGGacacaagaaaaaggaaaacaagttgTTCATGGGACCATCAAGGCACCAAATGATTCCACTGAGCATGATACCCACAACTAGAAGAGTTTTTTTGATTACAGCAAAGAGAAAGATACTTCCAAATAACCTTAGTTATATAAATTCTTACTTATTTACATAAATTTTATGCTGCCAAGCACCATAAAAATTTATGCAAACTGGAAAAACACCCGAAACTTTGAGACTTCTTTTGAGATGGTAGATTACACACACAGCTCAACAGTAAATTGAGTCACTTTCCTGGAACTGAAAACTCATACCTGACAGGCAAGTATTATTTTATCTACCAGCTCCCTACTGCCCTGAGAAAGATAAAAGTGATCAAGGGACTCTTGTACTTCTCACGAGGAAGTATCCCCTTGGAAGCACCAATTCCACTATAGActataatttcaaattatagAAGGAAGTGCACAGATTGATGCAAAAACTAAAAGGCTGTGAGACACAGTTAAGTTCTGTATAGAAAATCCATAGAATATTTTGGGGGAGAAGTATTTTATAACTGTAAGCAATTAAATGGAAATCTTCCTGAGAGAGACCATAAATAATGCTTATTTGTGTAGACCTGACAGCCTCTTTTCCAGAAACCTACAGTGTTCAGAGTAGTTTTGTACCTATTATTGTAAACAATAATCCTTGATGCATTAGCAAATGGTCTTGCACCACACACAAGGTAACTGCTCCATTCCCTCACAGACCAGAATAAACTACAGGTCCTTGAACCTGTAATTCATTTTTTCTCCACTGATCTGAGACCTATCAAAAGAAATTGAGGAAATTTGACATCCAAAATACATCTCAGAAAATTTACATTGGTTCTTTTACTCTCCTTCCAACCTGATCTATGAGGGCTGTGTTCTCTGTTTCAAGGGAATGCTGTTCTTGTTCtcagaaaatggagaaaacattAGCTCTAATCATCTCAATCTCAAGTGCACAACTGAAATGTTCTGTAATAGTGATACAAAATACTTAATctaaaataattgtgttttaaGCAAAAGATTCTGAATATAATTCCATTTTAATTACCTCTCTGGAGAATCATCCTGTTTTTTAAAcccaggaggaagagctggccCAAAAAacccatcatcatcatcatcttcatgaATCCTTTTTGGCTTTCTGCAAATACAGATTTCACTTAATTATTACCTTGACATGCATAGCAATtatctacattttaaaaagaaaaaaaaaaccacataaaattatttcataggGTCTTCTGTACTAAAAATCCTGCTGTTACCAAGGAAACAGTGCAAAAGGCTGCAAAATGATttgaagcaattaaaaaattgGGACTATAAGATTCacttcaaaaatattctgacatttaaaaaaagaaaaagaaatttaaaaaacaacactAAGAATGCTTTTGCTGTAGAAATAAGTTCAGTATAATGTTGAAATACCATTTTCTAGTCACAAAGTAATCTAAAATTCAGTACACTTCTTTCTTCATGTTTATACACTGTCTGCATTTTGAGTAGTATTTTTCCTGTTCAATTCAATTAGGTGAAAAACTATTGGCTAAGATAACAAGAGAAAAGTTGAATAATAATTACTCTAGCACTCATTAAGATGGCATAATGGCCTTCAAGCCTCTTATAGAAGGCTTAGAGCAAACACACAAATTCTTATCACAGCAATTGTGAGTAATCAACCCAAGAAATGAGAGTATCTTCAGACTCCTGTTACTTGCTAAACAATTCAGGCTTTTTTCATTAGAGTTGACTTTATGAATGCATAAATTCATGTCCATAAACAATCTTACAGCCTCTCAAAGGGAGCTAGTATGCCAAAACCAGGGCAAAACTCAAGTACCAAATACTTATGTACATGGTAAGTGGTGTGTGTCCTTAGCACAAACATGGAAAGTTGCAGagctaaaataaaacatataaatgCAGAGATTGATTTCcccaaataatttaattcctcTGCAGGGTGTCAAGCAGGCCAGCTGGACATTCTTGGCCATGAAGAATGTGCAGAACATGTAATCAAAAGTTTTACACAGGTACAGAGTTTACCTTTTTTATACAACATTGTCCCTTTCTCATAAGCTAGACAGACACTTTTCATTTGCAATTAAatttgtaaatataaaaataacccaaaaacaTACTCACTTGGGTGCTGGATCTCCTTCTGTCTCCTCTTCAGAATCTCTGTTTGCGTCTCTGGGTAGAGGAAGAGATTCTGAGTCGTCATCACTGTCAGGATTTTCTGAGCTACAGCTGCTTTTGTAGCCTGGAGGGAGTGCTGGTCCTGCAACTGAACATCCAGAGTTACTTAggatcataaaatcacagaatggtttgggttggaagggatcttaaagattaTCTAATTCCAATCTCCCTGCTATGGGCAAGGAACCTTCTACTACAGCAGGTTTAATAAGGACATCTACTAAACATTTCAAATGAGTATGATCTATCATGGCATTTCCAAAACACatatttatttggaattaaGTTTATTCAATCACTGCTCTCTCTAGCATTTAAAGAAGATATCTAAAGAAACTTCTAGAAGTTACTTCTTTCAGCACCATATTTCCATCATCAACCTGCCCCCAACTGTTCTGGCTTAGGACATTACTAATCCATTAGTACATGAGCATCCTCTGGAACAGGACTAGAAACCCCTGTTTTATAAAACCACAATGGATGTGGCATAAACTagtatatttaaaagaaacaccTTAATAAAGCATTTGAAGCTTACT includes the following:
- the GPALPP1 gene encoding GPALPP motifs-containing protein 1; the protein is MARQLIGPALPPGFPRRAEAEPGEDFSQVAGPALPPGYKSSCSSENPDSDDDSESLPLPRDANRDSEEETEGDPAPKKPKRIHEDDDDDGFFGPALPPGFKKQDDSPERPIIGPALPPGFKKPEDTRSSRCFIGQSVSSESRPQLTDSSEDEDNFIGPMPAKGPVESDVAEEFERRAQRMKEKLTSADSDEPKQVTRESWMTELPPELKSFGFGPRTFKRRADDKSGDRSIWTDTPADRERKAKEREEAKKSSSKDNEEMALSGRDKRLIEQVTSYNESKRSESLMDIHQKKLKSKASEEKSKPQERRPFDREQDLKVNRFDEAQKKALLRKSRDLNSKFEHSKGNMFL